The following is a genomic window from Pedobacter sp. KBS0701.
GCCATCTGATTAACCATTTTAAACTGGCTACCGAACTGGGTGGCGAAGTCATTAAAATAAAAAGTAATGCCATTACCAAAACTATCATCGATATCGCTGCCGAAAAGGAAATTACCACAATTTGTATCGGCAAGCCCCACCTTAATATTTTTCAGGTAATTTTACGTACAGCAGTTTTTAATGGGCTGTTGAAAAATCTGGCAATGAAGGATATTGATTTGGTGATTTTATCATAAGATTTCTATCACCCCGCATATCCTGAAAATTAAAAGCTGATTTGCTTGGATATTTGATTTTTTAGACGCTGTGATTCACAGCTTTTTCGTTCTACGCCGTAGTTTTTCAAAGCAAGCTGGTATGATGCTGAAAACTATTCTAAAGGGGTGTATACTTACGACAGGAATTTTTATCGGGACTATAGCGAATGGTACGATTGCTGGCCTCGAAGAACAAAGAGCCACTCACTTCCTTCAATAAATATTATCTTTCCTGGTGTGTAAGGCTATTCAATTTTTCTCAAATTTATCAAAACTATATCCTTTAAGCGGGGTTGAAATAATAGAACCTATGGAAAGTGATATGGAAAAAAAAGAGACTAAAACACGTTTGATTAATGAGATTGCCACTGCAGGATTACAAAATGCTGCTAAAAAACTGGGTACTTCGGCAAGCAAAAAACAGATTAGAAAAGGTGTTTCAAAAAACATCAGTTTAATAGATGAGCTATTGCATATTGCTTTAATCAAAAATAAAGATTCATCGAAAAGGCTGCAACGCAATATTGAGTTTGTTGGCCTGGGTATAATGGCAGCGCATACTTTTTATCGTGGTTTTAAAAGGAAAAAAAGATTATTGATTTTCGAAGGCGTTTTCTTAACTGCGGCACTTGGTGGCGTATTACTGGCTACACAAGTTAAAGCCATAAAGTTGAAAATTAATCAATAATGCCGTTTATGGAGCAGCCAAAGGCTGTTTGTGTTTGCAATTAACAACTTCACAATAATTATATCAATTCTGATCATCTAATCATTAATGAGATGGAGAAAATAACTTTTTTTCTCTGCCTGGCAGTTTATTTTTAGCATATTTATATGAGATTTTTTAGCTGGAAAATTGTTCAGTTTGTATAACGTACATGATAATAGCTATTTTTATTAAAAACTTTATTTTAAAAAGTAAAAATGGATTTACAATTAAAGCATAAAACAGCTTTTATAAGTGGCTCTACTGCTGGGATCGGATTTGCAATTGCCGAAAGTTTATTAAAAGAAGGTGTAAAAGTGATTATCAATGGCCGGTCGCAAAGCAGTGTAGATGCTGCAGTGAAATTGCTGCAAGGTATTGCCGGGAACGAATTTATTTCGGGCATCGCTGCCGATTTTTCGAAAGCTGATGAAGTAAGTAACCTGATTGATAAACTACCGGAGATTGATATACTGATCAATAACGCTGGCATTTTTGAGCCTAAAGCTTTTGAAGACATCAGTGATGAAGATTGGTTTAGGTTTTTTGAAGTCAATGTAATGAGCGGAATCAGGTTGTCGCGGCAGTTATTCCCTAAAATGTTAAAGAAAAATTGGGGCAGGATTATTTTTATCTCCAGCGAATCGGCAGTATTTATTCCGGATGAAATGATCCACTACGGGATGACTAAAACTGCACAGCTGGCGGTTAGCCGTGGCCTGGCAGAATTAACTCAAGGTACAGAAGTAACCGTCAATTCAATTTTGCCCGGCCCAACCAAATCAAAAGGGGTTGGTGGTTTTATTGAAGATTTAGCCAAAAATGGAAACATTACCATTGCTGAGGTAGAAGCCGATTTCTTTAAGAACATGAGACCTACTTCATTACTGCAACGCTTTCTTGATGTTAGTGAGATAGCAAATGCAGTTGCTTTTTATGCAAGTCCATTAGCCTCGGGAACCAATGGTGCTGCCATTAGGGTAGAAGGCGGTTTGGTAAGATCGATATTGTAGTGTGTTATGGATCCTTTTTGCAGGCATAAGTAGGCTAATGAGCTTTAAGTTTATTTTTTTAGCTATTTAAATGCTGGTAATATATAGAGAATACGGCCAGTGTTTATGAAAAAACTGCTTCAGGCTGCGCTTACTGATAAGAATGTCTTCACTTTAATTAAGTCGCTACATTTAGATTACCAATTTATCCAGTAATGAAGGAGAGTTTTATCAAACTGAATAAAAGATGTTTTAATTAAGGTAATAGTTTCTTTAAAACGGATTTAAAATTTAAAAATAAATATTAATGGCGCAACAATTAGAAGTTTGGCAAAGAGGGCCACTGCCTGAAATTATCCCGATGTTACAACCTGTAGCACATGCCTTATTACAAGCAAGAGAAGAGATTAATGAGTATATGGTCGAATTCCCAATCGAACTGCTTTGGCAACGCCCCGCCGGAATGGCATCTACAGGTTTTCATCTTCAGCATTTAAGTGGAGTGCTTGATCGGGTATTTACTTATGCCAGGGCAGAAAGTCTTTCTGAATTTCAGTTTGCCCAGTTGGCTGAAGAGGGTAAAGATTCGGCAGCGGGATATACCGTGGCAGATCTTGTTAACCGTTTCAATAAACAGGTAGATCTTGCATTAGCGCAGATCAAAAGTACAGATGCGATCACATTGCCCGATTATAGAGGCGTAGGTCGCGCCGGACTTCCTTCAACTGTTATCGGTTTGTTGTTCCATGCAGCAGAGCATACTATGCGCCATGTAGGGCAACTGATGGTTACCGTAGCCGTAGTGAAGAATTATAAAGAAGTTTAAAATCGCCACTGCCATAGGGTTGTCACTCTACCTGCTAAATTTGCTGCATAATTTAATAATCGATGTACAATCTGTTCAGAGAAATTATTTTATGGATTGCGAAATAGCGGAAAATAAAGTAAAGGATATAGAAACTTTTCGTCCAGGGAGCATTGAAGAATGGCGGAACTGGCTGATGGAGCATCACGATTTTAAATCGTCGGTTTGGCTTGTTTACAGCAAGAAAGGTTCCGGTTTGCCAAGCATTACCTGGAGCGAAGCTGTAGATGAGGCCCTTTGTTTCGGTTGGATAGACAGTTTAAAAAAGTCAATAGATAGCGATACGTTTATGCAGTTTTTCTGTAAACGGAAAGCCAATAGCGTTTGGTCGAAAATCAATAAGGAAAAGGTAAAGCGCCTGTTGGCACAAAAACTTATCGCAAAAGCAGGTTTAGAAACCATTAAAAAGGCCAAAAAAGATGGGTCATGGGTAGCTTTAGATGTAGTAGAAACACTTAAAATACCTAAAGATTTAGCCTTAGAATTTAAAAACAGTAAAGACGCGAAGATTTTTTTCCTTAGCTTAAGTAAATCTGCTAAGAAAGCCATCTTACAGTGGATCGTAATGGCAAAAAAAAAAGCAGAAACCCGGCAAAACAGAATTCTTGAACTTGTAAAATCCTCATCAGAAAACGTATTGCCAAAGCAATTTCTCCGCTAGGAGGCAAACAATCTAATTTAGCTGTAAACATGGATATTACCAAAAGATTTGACCGGATACTACAGATATTTTTTCTATTGCAATCTAAATCTGTAGTCACTACAGATGAATTACAAAAGCGATTCGAAATCAGTTTAAGAACGATTTACAGGGATTTAAAAGCCCTGGAGATTGCCGGTATTCCGATCGTAAATGAATCAGGATCTGGCTATTCGATTATGGAAGGGTTTAGGCTGCAGCCATCAAGGTTTAGTCAGGAAGAGATTCTCAGTTTAATGGTTGCCGAAAAAGTGATGCAGAAACACGAAACCCAATTTGTTAAAAAACATTTTGAGGCAGCACTTATCAAAATAAAAAGCTCTTTTCAGGTGAATCAAAAAAGAGATTTCCTGCATTTAGAAGACACCATACATCTTAAAAACGACTTAAAATCTAAGGATTATCTGCCCAACATTATTGATGTTTTACTCAACAGCACCTTAAGGAAAAAGATAACCCATATCGATTACCTCAAAAGTGGTGATATTCATACGGTTGGCAGATCTGTTGAACCCATCGGTGTATTCTACGAACATAGTCTTTGGTATCTTTTAGCCTATTGCCATTTGAGGAAAGATTACCGCAATTTTAGATTAGACAGGGTTAAAAAAGTTATGATGCTTGAAGAAAACTTCACCATTGCACACCCGCCAATTAACGAATTCAGGGATAAAGACATATGCGAAAATATAACTAAAATCGAAATCAGGGTAGACCGGAAGTATGCCCATTTTCTATATTGGGAACGACAGATTTTCGGATTTACAAGCGAAGAAATTTCGGATGATTTTGTGGTCATGTATTTCGACTGTTCTCTTTCTGAAGTTTCTTTTGTGCGCTGGTTTGTTAAATTTGTTGATGCGGCCGAAATTATAGCACCAGCCCATTTGAATAATGAACTGGTTGAGATAATGGAATCTGGTTTGAAGAGAATAAAAAACAAAGAGGTTATATCGTAATATAGAATTGTCATCCTGAGGGATAATTTATTTTATAAAAATCAATATAAATGACAGTACTTAATCTACATGTAAAAATTCTCTCGCTTTACCGTCATTTCGAGCGGAGTGCTACCTGTACCGATTTTACATCGGTAACGCAGTTGAGAACCCGAAGGCTCTGCGAGGCAAAATCTGTTTTGATAAATCTCTCCACTTCGCGTTGCTTCGGTCGAGATGACGATCTTTTTTGGGTGTCGGTCAATGGTAGTGAGCTTGTATTGAGCGTAGTCGAAGTGAAGGACCTGTTTTAATGTCTTAAAATGCGTTTCTACAGGCTCAACATGACAGCATCTGAGTTGAAATAACCTTTATGATACAGTCTCTTGCTTTTTAATAACGGTCCCAGAAAAATGGAGGCTCAATGCCTAATGCCCTTAAATATACAAAGCCTTGTCCGCGGTGGTGTATTTCGTTATCAATGAAATACAAAAGGTGGCTAATGATCGAAAACTCGTATTGCCCGAATAATTTAATTGTTTCGTGAAGCTGATCCTCAGAGATTTGGTTAAAGTATTCCACAATTTTTGGGGTATCCTCATCCCATTTTGTTAGTAGTTCTTCTTTACTATTAAGCGGAAGATCATGACTAAAAGGAGCTGTCTCTCTGGTCACCATTTCTTTTAAACCAGGAACATCAATCGATAATAACTCTTTAATTAATGCCGAAAAAGGTCTCATCTCGCCGATTGAAAATTCAAATAATTCTTTTTCAGGAAATTTTTCAATGGTTTTTCGGGTTAGTTTTCTATGGCCTAACCAATGTTGTAGTAATTCGCTTTTAGTAATCATAGTTGCTGACATATTGTTTTATTATTTAATAGAACAAAGCTAAAACTGGCTTATGACAACTGTTTGTCAGTCGAAAAATGATATATTACATTTTTTTAAAATTTCTATTTATATTATGGTTTAAGAATTAGTTAAAAACCTTAAATGATGACCGCAGTTATGCAAACTTTTTTCGCAACCATTTACGCACCGGCTCGTCATACCACTTTAAGGCGGTGTATGCCAAAACAATGCTGCCAGCTAAAATAAGTAAGGCATACGGCCAGGCATGTACAATTGTAGTGCCTTTATGGTTACTGATCCAGGCCACGTAAAAATAAACCAAAGGATAATGTACCAGGTAAAGTGGATAAGATACATCACCTAAAAATTTGCATATCCTGTGCTCTCTTTGCGTTTGCAGCACGCCGCTGGCGCCAAGGTACACGATAAGCGGAAAACAATGATAATGCATACAGACTCATAAATCCCGTTCATCCAAAGATGTTCAGCACCTCCAATACGGGGCATATAAAGTACCAGCGCTACTAAAAGACTGCACCATAAAAAGGCATTTTTAACTCTGGTGGGCTTCGCGATACGCGAAAGTAACAAACCAGCAAAAAAAGGGTAAAGGGTACGGGTAAGTCCAATACGTACGTGTTCTGTATTTAGTGTCCAGCCGCCACTTACATCGCCGTTTGTAATGGCTAGCTGTGCCAATGCGATAGCGGCGATAACCACTAAGATACCTAATGCTGTTTTAGAAAATTTCCTGATCCATACCGCATAAAGAATATTGGCAATGTATTCAAAGAACAACGACCAGCCCACGCTGTTCATGGGGTGCATTTCTTGCCAGCCACGTATATCAAGGGATAATGGTAAAGGCAGGATGGTATAGCCAATTAATAGTACGAGTAACATCTTCCAGAGCGGAATAGTATGAATGAGCGGCCATATAGCAGAATCTGTATAATAGAATCCGATGGCGCCAAGGGTCATACCCAAAATCACCATGGGTTGCAGACGTAAGATGCGG
Proteins encoded in this region:
- a CDS encoding SDR family NAD(P)-dependent oxidoreductase, which encodes MDLQLKHKTAFISGSTAGIGFAIAESLLKEGVKVIINGRSQSSVDAAVKLLQGIAGNEFISGIAADFSKADEVSNLIDKLPEIDILINNAGIFEPKAFEDISDEDWFRFFEVNVMSGIRLSRQLFPKMLKKNWGRIIFISSESAVFIPDEMIHYGMTKTAQLAVSRGLAELTQGTEVTVNSILPGPTKSKGVGGFIEDLAKNGNITIAEVEADFFKNMRPTSLLQRFLDVSEIANAVAFYASPLASGTNGAAIRVEGGLVRSIL
- a CDS encoding DinB family protein, whose product is MAQQLEVWQRGPLPEIIPMLQPVAHALLQAREEINEYMVEFPIELLWQRPAGMASTGFHLQHLSGVLDRVFTYARAESLSEFQFAQLAEEGKDSAAGYTVADLVNRFNKQVDLALAQIKSTDAITLPDYRGVGRAGLPSTVIGLLFHAAEHTMRHVGQLMVTVAVVKNYKEV
- a CDS encoding YdeI family protein, producing MDCEIAENKVKDIETFRPGSIEEWRNWLMEHHDFKSSVWLVYSKKGSGLPSITWSEAVDEALCFGWIDSLKKSIDSDTFMQFFCKRKANSVWSKINKEKVKRLLAQKLIAKAGLETIKKAKKDGSWVALDVVETLKIPKDLALEFKNSKDAKIFFLSLSKSAKKAILQWIVMAKKKAETRQNRILELVKSSSENVLPKQFLR
- a CDS encoding YafY family protein, with the translated sequence MDITKRFDRILQIFFLLQSKSVVTTDELQKRFEISLRTIYRDLKALEIAGIPIVNESGSGYSIMEGFRLQPSRFSQEEILSLMVAEKVMQKHETQFVKKHFEAALIKIKSSFQVNQKRDFLHLEDTIHLKNDLKSKDYLPNIIDVLLNSTLRKKITHIDYLKSGDIHTVGRSVEPIGVFYEHSLWYLLAYCHLRKDYRNFRLDRVKKVMMLEENFTIAHPPINEFRDKDICENITKIEIRVDRKYAHFLYWERQIFGFTSEEISDDFVVMYFDCSLSEVSFVRWFVKFVDAAEIIAPAHLNNELVEIMESGLKRIKNKEVIS
- a CDS encoding DinB family protein codes for the protein MSATMITKSELLQHWLGHRKLTRKTIEKFPEKELFEFSIGEMRPFSALIKELLSIDVPGLKEMVTRETAPFSHDLPLNSKEELLTKWDEDTPKIVEYFNQISEDQLHETIKLFGQYEFSIISHLLYFIDNEIHHRGQGFVYLRALGIEPPFFWDRY
- a CDS encoding acyltransferase family protein, translating into MHYHCFPLIVYLGASGVLQTQREHRICKFLGDVSYPLYLVHYPLVYFYVAWISNHKGTTIVHAWPYALLILAGSIVLAYTALKWYDEPVRKWLRKKFA
- a CDS encoding acyltransferase family protein, with the translated sequence MSTNLNNELATKPHYPILDGLRGVAAIIVVTFHLTEPLGTGHLDILVNHGYLAVDFFFLLSGFVMGYAYDDRWNKMSVGSFFKRRILRLQPMVILGMTLGAIGFYYTDSAIWPLIHTIPLWKMLLVLLIGYTILPLPLSLDIRGWQEMHPMNSVGWSLFFEYIANILYAVWIRKFSKTALGILVVIAAIALAQLAITNGDVSGGWTLNTEHVRIGLTRTLYPFFAGLLLSRIAKPTRVKNAFLWCSLLVALVLYMPRIGGAEHLWMNGIYESVCIIIVFRLSCTLAPAACCKRKESTGYANF